A window from Neodiprion fabricii isolate iyNeoFabr1 chromosome 2, iyNeoFabr1.1, whole genome shotgun sequence encodes these proteins:
- the LOC124176189 gene encoding rho GTPase-activating protein 44-like isoform X2, producing MSWKSRAGKTEVLTDDLQKADKHVDQIRAALTGLSKRLGNAPSQTLAQDPAQKEKRLKKCPEYVLGQMMIENGSDDTLLGSTLLECGKAQIALAHEAVDHESKVDQYVATPLQQILETDVPNILKHKRNLARLTLDMDSARTRHQQATKHSVGSTGATKADSLREELEEAEGKVEQCRDQLAAEMFQLMSRETDLAQTIIQYVKLQRAYHESALHCLEDMIPQVESYINDNETKPVYGYPLEEHLRVTNRKIALPIQLCVSALLRLGMEEEGLFRIAGGASKLRRIKLSFDACCLSLPTVLEYRDPHVVAGALKSYLRELPEPLLTYKLYPEWMAAAKVSQNDARLRALWEVLYKLPPANFENLRFLMKFLSVLTKNQDINKMTPQNIAIVIAPNLIWSPQEDGNTMVMNMSTANNSSLIVDQLVTYSDWFFPGDIDFDRDLDVSFLNGSETQGVGMRRAISNSSLSDHGGSPPQGSPKPATRRKNKPAPTPPSSTPDKHDKRFDEKLPATPDKPPRPIVTATLNRATYKSHKHDNVETAPINHDNKSEKVDRNLEIDVKPLGFEIINKTDLVKADIQVQEKQPEPKSPPSDVTKNNESKIEHGKQDTKHPPPIGFEALHQKDIENSQSRLISDLEHTESITNKHKPVPAEKPSPSTLERRRVPVAAPRSLSTIIHPSPDDIVELRRKSVDNNITSISVSSVERSGKPAIPERPAGLVRPSSLIRPAHRQSNENLDVESGPLTLERTHMYSVDKQQVSIIQVRGNFVGANNSGDHTSGSGPNLQRSPSVGSRPASMSLPGENRPEKPPRPDMPEQIRSHSRTRSEGNIIDVQTQTETVIVPKTPQHPPPPSPRFLQRPPRPQPPPPPPPTVRAKSEHESTNL from the exons ATGAGCTGGAAATCTag AGCTGGAAAGACAGAAGTATTGACCGATGATTTACAAAAGGCAGACAAACATGTGGATCAGATCAGAGCGGCGCTTACAGGACTTAGTAAACGGCTTGGAAATGCTCCGAGTCAAACGCTTGCCCAGGATCCGGCTCAGAAGGAAAAGCGATTG aaaaaatgtcCAGAATACGTTCTTGGGCAAATGATGATAGAAAACGGATCGGATGATACTCTTCTCGGATCTACGTTATTGGAATGCGGGAAGGCGCAGATTGCACTAGCTCATGAAGCTGTGGATCACGAATCCAAAGTCGATCAATACGTAGCAACACCTTTACAACAGATTTTGGAAACAGATGTACCAAATATATTGAAACATAAACGAAATTTAGCTAGACTGACTTTAGATATGGACAGTGCAAGAACTCGCCATCAACAGGCGACCAAACACAGCGTAGGAA GCACTGGAGCAACAAAAGCTGACAGCTTAAGAGAAGAATTGGAAGAAGCTGAAGGGAAGGTGGAACAATGTCGCGATCAATTAGCGGCTGAAATGTTTCAGTTAATGTCACGGGAAACAGATTTAGCCCAAACCATTATTCAGTATGTAAAATTACAGAGAGCGTATCACGAGAGTGCCTTACATTGCCTGGAGGATATGATTCCTCAAGTGGAGAGCTACATAA ATGACAATGAAACGAAGCCCGTATACGGCTACCCGCTGGAAGAGCATTTGCGTGTGACAAATAGAAAAATAGCCCTACCTATTCAATTGTGCGTGTCCGCACTTTTAAGACTCGGTATGGAGGAAGAAGGCCTTTTTCGGATAGCCGGCGGTGCTTCTAAACTAAGAAGAATAAAACTGAGCTTTGACGCGTGTTGTCTGAGTTTGCCTACTGTCTTGGAATATCGGGATCCTCATGTGGTTGCTGGAGCTCTGAAATCATACCTACGAGAACTACCCGAACCTTTGCTCACCTATAA ATTATATCCTGAATGGATGGCAGCTGCTAAAGTTTCCCAAAATGATGCAAGACTGCGTGCTCTCTGGGAGGTCCTGTACAAGCTACCTCcagcaaattttgaaaatttgaggtTCCTAATGAAGTTCTTATCTGTGCTTACTAAAAATCAGGATATCAACAAAATGACACCACAGAATATAGCCATTGTTATTGCTCCGAATTTAATTTGGAGCCCACAAGAAGATGGTAATACCATGGT AATGAACATGAGCACAGCGAACAACTCTAGTCTGATAGTAGATCAATTGGTAACATATTCCGACTGGTTCTTCCCTGGAGATATAGATTTTGATCGTGATTTAGACGTAAGTTTTCTTAATGGTTCGGAGACACAGGGTGTAGGGATGAGACGAGCAATTTCGAATAGCAGTCTCAGTGATCACGGCGGCAGTCCTCCACAAGGGAGTCCGAAACCTGCAACtcgtagaaaaaataaacctgCTCCAACACCACCCAGCAGCACCCCTGATAAGCATGATAAAcgatttgatgaaaaattaccaGCCACACCAGATAAACCACCAAGACCAATAGTAACTGCTACATTAAACAGGGCGACGTACAAGTCACACAAGCATGATAATGTGGAAACTGCGCCTATTAATCATGATAACAAGTCTGAAAAAGTCGATAGGAATCTAGAAATTGATGTAAAACCTTTAGGATTTGAAATCATTAATAAAACAGATTTAGTTAAGGCTGATATCCAAGTTCAAGAGAAACAACCAGAACCTAAGTCACCTCCGAGTGACGTGACAAAGAACAACGAAAGTAAAATTGAACATGGGAAACAAGATACCAAACATCCTCCTCCCATCGGATTTGAAGCTCTGCATCAAAAGGATATCGAAAACAGTCAAAGTCGATTAATTTCGGATCTGGAACATACAGAAAGTATTACAAACAAGCATAAGCCTGTCCCTGCTGAAAAACCTTCACCTTCGACTCTCGAAAGGCGAAGAGTACCTGTTGCTGCTCCAAGGTCTTTATCGACTATTATCCATCCATCTCCAG ATGATATTGTGGAGTTACGGAGAAAATCGGTAGACAACAATATAACGTCCATAAGTGTGAGCAGCGTCGAGAGAAGTGGTAAACCAGCTATTCCAGAACGTCCTGCTGGCCTAGTGCGACCGTCTAGTCTTATTAGACCTGCGCATCGTCAGAGCAATGAAAATCTGGATGTAGAGTCAGGA CCTTTGACATTGGAACGCACGCACATGTATTCGGTGGATAAGCAACAGGTTAGTATAATCCAAGTACGCGGGAACTTTGTAGGCGCGAACAATTCAGGTGACCACACATCTGGTTCCGGCCCAAATCTTCAGAGAAGTCCCAGCGTCGGAAGTAGGCCAGCATCGATGTCATTGCCTGGTGAAAATAGACCTGAGAAACCGCCAAGGCCCGATATGCCAGAGCAGATAAGATCTCACAGTAGGACGAGATCAGAGGGAAACATAATTGATGTCCAAACACAAACTGAAACAGTTATTGTTCCTAAAACACCCCAGCACCCGCCTCCACCATCGCCCAGATTTCTCCAACGACCTCCAAGGCCACAACCACCGCCGCCCCCACCTCCAACAGTCAGGGCCAAGTCTGAGCATGAAAGTACCAATCTCTAG
- the LOC124176189 gene encoding rho GTPase-activating protein 44-like isoform X3 yields the protein MRAGKTEVLTDDLQKADKHVDQIRAALTGLSKRLGNAPSQTLAQDPAQKEKRLKKCPEYVLGQMMIENGSDDTLLGSTLLECGKAQIALAHEAVDHESKVDQYVATPLQQILETDVPNILKHKRNLARLTLDMDSARTRHQQATKHSVGSTGATKADSLREELEEAEGKVEQCRDQLAAEMFQLMSRETDLAQTIIQYVKLQRAYHESALHCLEDMIPQVESYINDNETKPVYGYPLEEHLRVTNRKIALPIQLCVSALLRLGMEEEGLFRIAGGASKLRRIKLSFDACCLSLPTVLEYRDPHVVAGALKSYLRELPEPLLTYKLYPEWMAAAKVSQNDARLRALWEVLYKLPPANFENLRFLMKFLSVLTKNQDINKMTPQNIAIVIAPNLIWSPQEDGNTMVMNMSTANNSSLIVDQLVTYSDWFFPGDIDFDRDLDVSFLNGSETQGVGMRRAISNSSLSDHGGSPPQGSPKPATRRKNKPAPTPPSSTPDKHDKRFDEKLPATPDKPPRPIVTATLNRATYKSHKHDNVETAPINHDNKSEKVDRNLEIDVKPLGFEIINKTDLVKADIQVQEKQPEPKSPPSDVTKNNESKIEHGKQDTKHPPPIGFEALHQKDIENSQSRLISDLEHTESITNKHKPVPAEKPSPSTLERRRVPVAAPRSLSTIIHPSPDDIVELRRKSVDNNITSISVSSVERSGKPAIPERPAGLVRPSSLIRPAHRQSNENLDVESGPLTLERTHMYSVDKQQVSIIQVRGNFVGANNSGDHTSGSGPNLQRSPSVGSRPASMSLPGENRPEKPPRPDMPEQIRSHSRTRSEGNIIDVQTQTETVIVPKTPQHPPPPSPRFLQRPPRPQPPPPPPPTVRAKSEHESTNL from the exons AGCTGGAAAGACAGAAGTATTGACCGATGATTTACAAAAGGCAGACAAACATGTGGATCAGATCAGAGCGGCGCTTACAGGACTTAGTAAACGGCTTGGAAATGCTCCGAGTCAAACGCTTGCCCAGGATCCGGCTCAGAAGGAAAAGCGATTG aaaaaatgtcCAGAATACGTTCTTGGGCAAATGATGATAGAAAACGGATCGGATGATACTCTTCTCGGATCTACGTTATTGGAATGCGGGAAGGCGCAGATTGCACTAGCTCATGAAGCTGTGGATCACGAATCCAAAGTCGATCAATACGTAGCAACACCTTTACAACAGATTTTGGAAACAGATGTACCAAATATATTGAAACATAAACGAAATTTAGCTAGACTGACTTTAGATATGGACAGTGCAAGAACTCGCCATCAACAGGCGACCAAACACAGCGTAGGAA GCACTGGAGCAACAAAAGCTGACAGCTTAAGAGAAGAATTGGAAGAAGCTGAAGGGAAGGTGGAACAATGTCGCGATCAATTAGCGGCTGAAATGTTTCAGTTAATGTCACGGGAAACAGATTTAGCCCAAACCATTATTCAGTATGTAAAATTACAGAGAGCGTATCACGAGAGTGCCTTACATTGCCTGGAGGATATGATTCCTCAAGTGGAGAGCTACATAA ATGACAATGAAACGAAGCCCGTATACGGCTACCCGCTGGAAGAGCATTTGCGTGTGACAAATAGAAAAATAGCCCTACCTATTCAATTGTGCGTGTCCGCACTTTTAAGACTCGGTATGGAGGAAGAAGGCCTTTTTCGGATAGCCGGCGGTGCTTCTAAACTAAGAAGAATAAAACTGAGCTTTGACGCGTGTTGTCTGAGTTTGCCTACTGTCTTGGAATATCGGGATCCTCATGTGGTTGCTGGAGCTCTGAAATCATACCTACGAGAACTACCCGAACCTTTGCTCACCTATAA ATTATATCCTGAATGGATGGCAGCTGCTAAAGTTTCCCAAAATGATGCAAGACTGCGTGCTCTCTGGGAGGTCCTGTACAAGCTACCTCcagcaaattttgaaaatttgaggtTCCTAATGAAGTTCTTATCTGTGCTTACTAAAAATCAGGATATCAACAAAATGACACCACAGAATATAGCCATTGTTATTGCTCCGAATTTAATTTGGAGCCCACAAGAAGATGGTAATACCATGGT AATGAACATGAGCACAGCGAACAACTCTAGTCTGATAGTAGATCAATTGGTAACATATTCCGACTGGTTCTTCCCTGGAGATATAGATTTTGATCGTGATTTAGACGTAAGTTTTCTTAATGGTTCGGAGACACAGGGTGTAGGGATGAGACGAGCAATTTCGAATAGCAGTCTCAGTGATCACGGCGGCAGTCCTCCACAAGGGAGTCCGAAACCTGCAACtcgtagaaaaaataaacctgCTCCAACACCACCCAGCAGCACCCCTGATAAGCATGATAAAcgatttgatgaaaaattaccaGCCACACCAGATAAACCACCAAGACCAATAGTAACTGCTACATTAAACAGGGCGACGTACAAGTCACACAAGCATGATAATGTGGAAACTGCGCCTATTAATCATGATAACAAGTCTGAAAAAGTCGATAGGAATCTAGAAATTGATGTAAAACCTTTAGGATTTGAAATCATTAATAAAACAGATTTAGTTAAGGCTGATATCCAAGTTCAAGAGAAACAACCAGAACCTAAGTCACCTCCGAGTGACGTGACAAAGAACAACGAAAGTAAAATTGAACATGGGAAACAAGATACCAAACATCCTCCTCCCATCGGATTTGAAGCTCTGCATCAAAAGGATATCGAAAACAGTCAAAGTCGATTAATTTCGGATCTGGAACATACAGAAAGTATTACAAACAAGCATAAGCCTGTCCCTGCTGAAAAACCTTCACCTTCGACTCTCGAAAGGCGAAGAGTACCTGTTGCTGCTCCAAGGTCTTTATCGACTATTATCCATCCATCTCCAG ATGATATTGTGGAGTTACGGAGAAAATCGGTAGACAACAATATAACGTCCATAAGTGTGAGCAGCGTCGAGAGAAGTGGTAAACCAGCTATTCCAGAACGTCCTGCTGGCCTAGTGCGACCGTCTAGTCTTATTAGACCTGCGCATCGTCAGAGCAATGAAAATCTGGATGTAGAGTCAGGA CCTTTGACATTGGAACGCACGCACATGTATTCGGTGGATAAGCAACAGGTTAGTATAATCCAAGTACGCGGGAACTTTGTAGGCGCGAACAATTCAGGTGACCACACATCTGGTTCCGGCCCAAATCTTCAGAGAAGTCCCAGCGTCGGAAGTAGGCCAGCATCGATGTCATTGCCTGGTGAAAATAGACCTGAGAAACCGCCAAGGCCCGATATGCCAGAGCAGATAAGATCTCACAGTAGGACGAGATCAGAGGGAAACATAATTGATGTCCAAACACAAACTGAAACAGTTATTGTTCCTAAAACACCCCAGCACCCGCCTCCACCATCGCCCAGATTTCTCCAACGACCTCCAAGGCCACAACCACCGCCGCCCCCACCTCCAACAGTCAGGGCCAAGTCTGAGCATGAAAGTACCAATCTCTAG
- the LOC124176189 gene encoding rho GTPase-activating protein 44-like isoform X1: MKKQFFRVKQLADQTFSRAGKTEVLTDDLQKADKHVDQIRAALTGLSKRLGNAPSQTLAQDPAQKEKRLKKCPEYVLGQMMIENGSDDTLLGSTLLECGKAQIALAHEAVDHESKVDQYVATPLQQILETDVPNILKHKRNLARLTLDMDSARTRHQQATKHSVGSTGATKADSLREELEEAEGKVEQCRDQLAAEMFQLMSRETDLAQTIIQYVKLQRAYHESALHCLEDMIPQVESYINDNETKPVYGYPLEEHLRVTNRKIALPIQLCVSALLRLGMEEEGLFRIAGGASKLRRIKLSFDACCLSLPTVLEYRDPHVVAGALKSYLRELPEPLLTYKLYPEWMAAAKVSQNDARLRALWEVLYKLPPANFENLRFLMKFLSVLTKNQDINKMTPQNIAIVIAPNLIWSPQEDGNTMVMNMSTANNSSLIVDQLVTYSDWFFPGDIDFDRDLDVSFLNGSETQGVGMRRAISNSSLSDHGGSPPQGSPKPATRRKNKPAPTPPSSTPDKHDKRFDEKLPATPDKPPRPIVTATLNRATYKSHKHDNVETAPINHDNKSEKVDRNLEIDVKPLGFEIINKTDLVKADIQVQEKQPEPKSPPSDVTKNNESKIEHGKQDTKHPPPIGFEALHQKDIENSQSRLISDLEHTESITNKHKPVPAEKPSPSTLERRRVPVAAPRSLSTIIHPSPDDIVELRRKSVDNNITSISVSSVERSGKPAIPERPAGLVRPSSLIRPAHRQSNENLDVESGPLTLERTHMYSVDKQQVSIIQVRGNFVGANNSGDHTSGSGPNLQRSPSVGSRPASMSLPGENRPEKPPRPDMPEQIRSHSRTRSEGNIIDVQTQTETVIVPKTPQHPPPPSPRFLQRPPRPQPPPPPPPTVRAKSEHESTNL; the protein is encoded by the exons ATGAAGAAACAGTTTTTCAGGGTGAAACAGCTCGCCGATCAAACATTCTCGAG AGCTGGAAAGACAGAAGTATTGACCGATGATTTACAAAAGGCAGACAAACATGTGGATCAGATCAGAGCGGCGCTTACAGGACTTAGTAAACGGCTTGGAAATGCTCCGAGTCAAACGCTTGCCCAGGATCCGGCTCAGAAGGAAAAGCGATTG aaaaaatgtcCAGAATACGTTCTTGGGCAAATGATGATAGAAAACGGATCGGATGATACTCTTCTCGGATCTACGTTATTGGAATGCGGGAAGGCGCAGATTGCACTAGCTCATGAAGCTGTGGATCACGAATCCAAAGTCGATCAATACGTAGCAACACCTTTACAACAGATTTTGGAAACAGATGTACCAAATATATTGAAACATAAACGAAATTTAGCTAGACTGACTTTAGATATGGACAGTGCAAGAACTCGCCATCAACAGGCGACCAAACACAGCGTAGGAA GCACTGGAGCAACAAAAGCTGACAGCTTAAGAGAAGAATTGGAAGAAGCTGAAGGGAAGGTGGAACAATGTCGCGATCAATTAGCGGCTGAAATGTTTCAGTTAATGTCACGGGAAACAGATTTAGCCCAAACCATTATTCAGTATGTAAAATTACAGAGAGCGTATCACGAGAGTGCCTTACATTGCCTGGAGGATATGATTCCTCAAGTGGAGAGCTACATAA ATGACAATGAAACGAAGCCCGTATACGGCTACCCGCTGGAAGAGCATTTGCGTGTGACAAATAGAAAAATAGCCCTACCTATTCAATTGTGCGTGTCCGCACTTTTAAGACTCGGTATGGAGGAAGAAGGCCTTTTTCGGATAGCCGGCGGTGCTTCTAAACTAAGAAGAATAAAACTGAGCTTTGACGCGTGTTGTCTGAGTTTGCCTACTGTCTTGGAATATCGGGATCCTCATGTGGTTGCTGGAGCTCTGAAATCATACCTACGAGAACTACCCGAACCTTTGCTCACCTATAA ATTATATCCTGAATGGATGGCAGCTGCTAAAGTTTCCCAAAATGATGCAAGACTGCGTGCTCTCTGGGAGGTCCTGTACAAGCTACCTCcagcaaattttgaaaatttgaggtTCCTAATGAAGTTCTTATCTGTGCTTACTAAAAATCAGGATATCAACAAAATGACACCACAGAATATAGCCATTGTTATTGCTCCGAATTTAATTTGGAGCCCACAAGAAGATGGTAATACCATGGT AATGAACATGAGCACAGCGAACAACTCTAGTCTGATAGTAGATCAATTGGTAACATATTCCGACTGGTTCTTCCCTGGAGATATAGATTTTGATCGTGATTTAGACGTAAGTTTTCTTAATGGTTCGGAGACACAGGGTGTAGGGATGAGACGAGCAATTTCGAATAGCAGTCTCAGTGATCACGGCGGCAGTCCTCCACAAGGGAGTCCGAAACCTGCAACtcgtagaaaaaataaacctgCTCCAACACCACCCAGCAGCACCCCTGATAAGCATGATAAAcgatttgatgaaaaattaccaGCCACACCAGATAAACCACCAAGACCAATAGTAACTGCTACATTAAACAGGGCGACGTACAAGTCACACAAGCATGATAATGTGGAAACTGCGCCTATTAATCATGATAACAAGTCTGAAAAAGTCGATAGGAATCTAGAAATTGATGTAAAACCTTTAGGATTTGAAATCATTAATAAAACAGATTTAGTTAAGGCTGATATCCAAGTTCAAGAGAAACAACCAGAACCTAAGTCACCTCCGAGTGACGTGACAAAGAACAACGAAAGTAAAATTGAACATGGGAAACAAGATACCAAACATCCTCCTCCCATCGGATTTGAAGCTCTGCATCAAAAGGATATCGAAAACAGTCAAAGTCGATTAATTTCGGATCTGGAACATACAGAAAGTATTACAAACAAGCATAAGCCTGTCCCTGCTGAAAAACCTTCACCTTCGACTCTCGAAAGGCGAAGAGTACCTGTTGCTGCTCCAAGGTCTTTATCGACTATTATCCATCCATCTCCAG ATGATATTGTGGAGTTACGGAGAAAATCGGTAGACAACAATATAACGTCCATAAGTGTGAGCAGCGTCGAGAGAAGTGGTAAACCAGCTATTCCAGAACGTCCTGCTGGCCTAGTGCGACCGTCTAGTCTTATTAGACCTGCGCATCGTCAGAGCAATGAAAATCTGGATGTAGAGTCAGGA CCTTTGACATTGGAACGCACGCACATGTATTCGGTGGATAAGCAACAGGTTAGTATAATCCAAGTACGCGGGAACTTTGTAGGCGCGAACAATTCAGGTGACCACACATCTGGTTCCGGCCCAAATCTTCAGAGAAGTCCCAGCGTCGGAAGTAGGCCAGCATCGATGTCATTGCCTGGTGAAAATAGACCTGAGAAACCGCCAAGGCCCGATATGCCAGAGCAGATAAGATCTCACAGTAGGACGAGATCAGAGGGAAACATAATTGATGTCCAAACACAAACTGAAACAGTTATTGTTCCTAAAACACCCCAGCACCCGCCTCCACCATCGCCCAGATTTCTCCAACGACCTCCAAGGCCACAACCACCGCCGCCCCCACCTCCAACAGTCAGGGCCAAGTCTGAGCATGAAAGTACCAATCTCTAG
- the LOC124176189 gene encoding rho GTPase-activating protein 44-like isoform X4: MKKQFFRVKQLADQTFSRAGKTEVLTDDLQKADKHVDQIRAALTGLSKRLGNAPSQTLAQDPAQKEKRLKKCPEYVLGQMMIENGSDDTLLGSTLLECGKAQIALAHEAVDHESKVDQYVATPLQQILETDVPNILKHKRNLARLTLDMDSARTRHQQATKHSVGSTGATKADSLREELEEAEGKVEQCRDQLAAEMFQLMSRETDLAQTIIQYVKLQRAYHESALHCLEDMIPQVESYINDNETKPVYGYPLEEHLRVTNRKIALPIQLCVSALLRLGMEEEGLFRIAGGASKLRRIKLSFDACCLSLPTVLEYRDPHVVAGALKSYLRELPEPLLTYKLYPEWMAAAKVSQNDARLRALWEVLYKLPPANFENLRFLMKFLSVLTKNQDINKMTPQNIAIVIAPNLIWSPQEDGNTMVMNMSTANNSSLIVDQLVTYSDWFFPGDIDFDRDLDVSFLNGSETQGVGMRRAISNSSLSDHGGSPPQGSPKPATRRKNKPAPTPPSSTPDKHDKRFDEKLPATPDKPPRPIVTATLNRATYKSHKHDNVETAPINHDNKSEKVDRNLEIDVKPLGFEIINKTDLVKADIQVQEKQPEPKSPPSDVTKNNESKIEHGKQDTKHPPPIGFEALHQKDIENSQSRLISDLEHTESITNKHKPVPAEKPSPSTLERRRVPVAAPRSLSTIIHPSPDDIVELRRKSVDNNITSISVSSVERSGKPAIPERPAGLVRPSSLIRPAHRQSNENLDVESGYAKP; encoded by the exons ATGAAGAAACAGTTTTTCAGGGTGAAACAGCTCGCCGATCAAACATTCTCGAG AGCTGGAAAGACAGAAGTATTGACCGATGATTTACAAAAGGCAGACAAACATGTGGATCAGATCAGAGCGGCGCTTACAGGACTTAGTAAACGGCTTGGAAATGCTCCGAGTCAAACGCTTGCCCAGGATCCGGCTCAGAAGGAAAAGCGATTG aaaaaatgtcCAGAATACGTTCTTGGGCAAATGATGATAGAAAACGGATCGGATGATACTCTTCTCGGATCTACGTTATTGGAATGCGGGAAGGCGCAGATTGCACTAGCTCATGAAGCTGTGGATCACGAATCCAAAGTCGATCAATACGTAGCAACACCTTTACAACAGATTTTGGAAACAGATGTACCAAATATATTGAAACATAAACGAAATTTAGCTAGACTGACTTTAGATATGGACAGTGCAAGAACTCGCCATCAACAGGCGACCAAACACAGCGTAGGAA GCACTGGAGCAACAAAAGCTGACAGCTTAAGAGAAGAATTGGAAGAAGCTGAAGGGAAGGTGGAACAATGTCGCGATCAATTAGCGGCTGAAATGTTTCAGTTAATGTCACGGGAAACAGATTTAGCCCAAACCATTATTCAGTATGTAAAATTACAGAGAGCGTATCACGAGAGTGCCTTACATTGCCTGGAGGATATGATTCCTCAAGTGGAGAGCTACATAA ATGACAATGAAACGAAGCCCGTATACGGCTACCCGCTGGAAGAGCATTTGCGTGTGACAAATAGAAAAATAGCCCTACCTATTCAATTGTGCGTGTCCGCACTTTTAAGACTCGGTATGGAGGAAGAAGGCCTTTTTCGGATAGCCGGCGGTGCTTCTAAACTAAGAAGAATAAAACTGAGCTTTGACGCGTGTTGTCTGAGTTTGCCTACTGTCTTGGAATATCGGGATCCTCATGTGGTTGCTGGAGCTCTGAAATCATACCTACGAGAACTACCCGAACCTTTGCTCACCTATAA ATTATATCCTGAATGGATGGCAGCTGCTAAAGTTTCCCAAAATGATGCAAGACTGCGTGCTCTCTGGGAGGTCCTGTACAAGCTACCTCcagcaaattttgaaaatttgaggtTCCTAATGAAGTTCTTATCTGTGCTTACTAAAAATCAGGATATCAACAAAATGACACCACAGAATATAGCCATTGTTATTGCTCCGAATTTAATTTGGAGCCCACAAGAAGATGGTAATACCATGGT AATGAACATGAGCACAGCGAACAACTCTAGTCTGATAGTAGATCAATTGGTAACATATTCCGACTGGTTCTTCCCTGGAGATATAGATTTTGATCGTGATTTAGACGTAAGTTTTCTTAATGGTTCGGAGACACAGGGTGTAGGGATGAGACGAGCAATTTCGAATAGCAGTCTCAGTGATCACGGCGGCAGTCCTCCACAAGGGAGTCCGAAACCTGCAACtcgtagaaaaaataaacctgCTCCAACACCACCCAGCAGCACCCCTGATAAGCATGATAAAcgatttgatgaaaaattaccaGCCACACCAGATAAACCACCAAGACCAATAGTAACTGCTACATTAAACAGGGCGACGTACAAGTCACACAAGCATGATAATGTGGAAACTGCGCCTATTAATCATGATAACAAGTCTGAAAAAGTCGATAGGAATCTAGAAATTGATGTAAAACCTTTAGGATTTGAAATCATTAATAAAACAGATTTAGTTAAGGCTGATATCCAAGTTCAAGAGAAACAACCAGAACCTAAGTCACCTCCGAGTGACGTGACAAAGAACAACGAAAGTAAAATTGAACATGGGAAACAAGATACCAAACATCCTCCTCCCATCGGATTTGAAGCTCTGCATCAAAAGGATATCGAAAACAGTCAAAGTCGATTAATTTCGGATCTGGAACATACAGAAAGTATTACAAACAAGCATAAGCCTGTCCCTGCTGAAAAACCTTCACCTTCGACTCTCGAAAGGCGAAGAGTACCTGTTGCTGCTCCAAGGTCTTTATCGACTATTATCCATCCATCTCCAG ATGATATTGTGGAGTTACGGAGAAAATCGGTAGACAACAATATAACGTCCATAAGTGTGAGCAGCGTCGAGAGAAGTGGTAAACCAGCTATTCCAGAACGTCCTGCTGGCCTAGTGCGACCGTCTAGTCTTATTAGACCTGCGCATCGTCAGAGCAATGAAAATCTGGATGTAGAGTCAGGA tatGCTAAACCTTAG